The Vulcanisaeta thermophila DNA segment CAAACCTAACCGTCAATAATGGGCCGTCCAGGGAGTACCAACCCATACCCAGGGCAATGCCCAGGGATGCGGGTAGCGGTATCATAAGGATCACGTGAAGTACCAACCCAGCAATGGCGCTACCAACCATGGAGAGAACCCCTATTAAAACACCCCTAGTACCCCTCACAATCCTCGACTTATCTAGGTAAGACCCCACATCAAGCCCGATTATGATTATTAGAACCAACAACTCGATGGTTATGGCGTAATCAAGGGCATTACCCACTAACAACGAAACCCTGGTCATGTAACCCACAACCCACCCAGTGATTAATATGGCAATTAGGATCATGGGAAACTTAGTATTTGGGTTTGCAATGTAATGACTAGACCCAGCACTGGGTGCGTACCCCCTAAACCGGGTTATGGGTAATGTGGCTAGGAGGCTTGTCATTATTGACACCACCGCGTAGATCATGGAGTAAAGTAGTATGTTCACTACGTACGCCGCAGCCACAATGCCGCCGGCCCATACGGACATTGTTAGGACCAGTGCGCATACCACGTAGGGTGTGTAATTACCTAAGCCCCACCTGGCAACCCTGCCCCTGGCTAGGTACCCAATAACAAGCATTATTGGGAATACTACCATGAACAAAACCCCCACTAACTTAATGATGCTCATACGCCGGTCACCCCCTGGGGCTAATTAACAATTACCTATTTATTTACCTGCAATTCCATGTAACCCGAGGAGTGGCAATGCCCGAGGGAGGGCCTGACCTTGAGGATATTGAGGGTATTGGGCCCAAGACGGCCCAGTTACTGAGGTCCAAGGGCATACTGAGTGCTAAGCACCTGGCATTATTCAACCCGGAGGAGCTCATCGAGATAACGGACATGACCCCGGACAGGGTTGATAAAATACTCAGGTCCGCCAGGGAGGCCGTGTTAGGGGCTAACAGGATTTCCAAGGCCACGGAGCTGGCCAAGAGTTTCGATAACATAACCAGGCTTAAGACCCACGTGAACTCAATAGACGAGTTGCTCCAGGGTGGGCTGGAGCCCAAGGCCATTTATGAGTTTGCGGGCGAGTTTGGAACCGGGAAGACCCAACTTTGCCACCA contains these protein-coding regions:
- a CDS encoding lysine exporter LysO family protein, with translation MSIIKLVGVLFMVVFPIMLVIGYLARGRVARWGLGNYTPYVVCALVLTMSVWAGGIVAAAYVVNILLYSMIYAVVSIMTSLLATLPITRFRGYAPSAGSSHYIANPNTKFPMILIAILITGWVVGYMTRVSLLVGNALDYAITIELLVLIIIIGLDVGSYLDKSRIVRGTRGVLIGVLSMVGSAIAGLVLHVILMIPLPASLGIALGMGWYSLDGPLLTVRFGPVLGTMGFLANFLREQLTYVLVPALFLAGFRNESLIAIGGATSMDNTLPIYRLYMGSDGGFMAFINGFFITMVLPLALPYIITL